One Halobaculum sp. CBA1158 DNA segment encodes these proteins:
- a CDS encoding DUF5804 family protein, whose product MTTVCLVGDAETDLRYELLSRETARDALATYDLRSPFENSVALDTVSLGAAVSLCNDLNWYLVRFVEETLIREPSISTDEWLSRDLATAVRTDKIRREETDRFLKLYGVDDGRLVEPMYLARSDGADLPTYDLRDVDETVRVRVTRGEFER is encoded by the coding sequence ATGACCACGGTCTGTCTCGTCGGCGACGCCGAGACGGACCTGCGGTACGAACTGCTCTCGCGCGAGACCGCCCGCGACGCGCTCGCCACCTACGACCTCCGCTCCCCGTTCGAGAACTCCGTCGCGCTCGACACGGTCAGCCTCGGCGCGGCCGTCTCGCTGTGCAACGATCTCAACTGGTATCTGGTCCGGTTCGTCGAGGAGACGCTGATCCGCGAGCCGTCGATCTCGACCGACGAGTGGCTCTCTCGCGACCTCGCGACCGCCGTTCGCACCGACAAGATCCGCCGCGAAGAGACCGACCGCTTCCTGAAGCTGTACGGCGTCGACGACGGCCGACTGGTCGAGCCGATGTATCTCGCGCGAAGCGACGGAGCCGACCTCCCGACGTACGACCTCCGCGACGTGGACGAGACGGTCCGCGTCAGAGTCACCCGCGGGGAGTTCGAGCGCTGA